A portion of the Lolium rigidum isolate FL_2022 chromosome 1, APGP_CSIRO_Lrig_0.1, whole genome shotgun sequence genome contains these proteins:
- the LOC124675489 gene encoding gibberellin-regulated protein 5-like, with the protein MARISFLLLAILLLAVAFPAEVMAGGGGGGGNLKPWQCSSKCSSRCSGTQYKKACLTYCNKCCAVCLCVPPGLYGNKAACPCYNNWKTKEGGPKCP; encoded by the exons ATGGCCAggatctccttcctcctcctggcgatcctcctcctcgccgtcgccttccctgCG GAGGTgatggcaggaggaggaggaggcggcggcaaccTCAAGCCATGGC AGTGCTCCTCCAAGTGCTCGTCGAGGTGCTCGGGGACGCAGTACAAGAAGGCGTGCCTCACCTACTGCAACAAGTGCTGCGCGGTGTGCCTCTGCGTGCCGCCGGGACTCTACGGCAACAAGGCCGCCTGCCCCTGCTACAACAACTGGAAGACAAAGGAGGGAGGACCCAAGTGCCCCTAG